The proteins below come from a single Burkholderia humptydooensis genomic window:
- a CDS encoding MAPEG family protein → MNNVALVCVAVLGCLLFGLGLSVSMMRFRERTGSGHQPDPANRLHKLVRAHANTAEYAPFLAALFLYLGARSPSAATVSLIVAATVCRCLLVVGLIAWPTMAKPNPARFVGALGTYLAGLALCATLLR, encoded by the coding sequence ATGAACAACGTTGCGCTCGTATGCGTCGCCGTTCTGGGATGCCTGCTGTTCGGCCTCGGCTTGTCCGTGTCGATGATGCGTTTTCGCGAGCGCACCGGCTCGGGCCATCAGCCGGACCCGGCGAACCGGCTGCACAAGCTCGTCCGTGCGCATGCCAATACGGCCGAATATGCGCCATTCCTCGCGGCGCTGTTTCTCTATCTCGGCGCGCGATCGCCTTCGGCGGCGACCGTGTCGCTGATCGTCGCGGCCACCGTGTGCCGCTGCCTCCTCGTCGTCGGGCTGATCGCATGGCCGACGATGGCGAAGCCCAATCCGGCCCGGTTCGTCGGCGCGCTCGGAACCTACCTGGCCGGACTGGCGCTATGCGCGACGCTGTTGCGTTGA
- a CDS encoding MurR/RpiR family transcriptional regulator, whose translation MLPRIEAIRAQLRPSERKLADFVLAAPREVLDLSMTELAARAGASQPTIARFCQALGCSGFREFKIRLAQSVAPGVASVYRDVEPDERAPGIIGKVFDRTIGALIEVRNSLSATSVADAIELLTRASRIEFYGAGGSGIAAQDIQHKFFRLGVPSVAYSDPHTFSMSAALLGANDVVVAISNTGRTRDIVDAARAALACGAKVISITHSHSPLAQLSTVSLASNVAEETDVFSPMTSRMSHLAIGDILAVGVALRRGPELVDRLGRAKEAITRRRIGDAGVAKEKAKV comes from the coding sequence ATGCTCCCCCGTATCGAGGCGATCCGCGCCCAGCTCCGCCCGTCCGAGCGCAAGCTCGCCGATTTCGTGCTCGCCGCGCCGCGCGAGGTGCTCGATCTGTCGATGACCGAGCTCGCTGCGCGCGCGGGCGCGAGCCAGCCGACGATCGCGCGCTTTTGCCAGGCGCTCGGCTGCAGCGGCTTTCGCGAGTTCAAGATCCGGCTCGCGCAGAGCGTCGCGCCGGGCGTCGCGTCGGTGTATCGCGACGTCGAGCCCGACGAGCGCGCGCCCGGCATCATCGGCAAGGTGTTCGACCGCACGATCGGCGCGCTGATCGAGGTGCGCAACAGCCTGTCGGCGACGAGCGTCGCCGACGCGATCGAGCTGCTCACGCGCGCGTCGCGCATCGAGTTCTACGGCGCGGGCGGCTCGGGCATCGCCGCGCAGGACATCCAGCACAAGTTCTTCCGGCTCGGCGTGCCGAGCGTCGCGTATTCGGACCCGCACACGTTCTCGATGTCGGCGGCGCTCCTCGGCGCGAACGACGTCGTCGTCGCGATCTCGAACACGGGGCGCACGCGCGACATCGTCGACGCCGCGCGCGCGGCGCTCGCGTGCGGCGCGAAGGTGATCTCGATCACGCACAGCCATTCGCCGCTCGCGCAGTTGTCGACGGTGAGCCTCGCGTCGAACGTCGCCGAGGAAACCGACGTGTTCTCGCCAATGACGTCGCGCATGTCGCATCTCGCGATCGGCGACATTCTCGCGGTCGGCGTCGCGCTGCGGCGCGGGCCCGAGCTCGTCGACCGGCTCGGCCGCGCGAAGGAGGCGATCACGCGGCGGCGGATCGGCGACGCGGGCGTGGCAAAGGAAAAAGCAAAGGTGTAA
- a CDS encoding CopD family protein has protein sequence MTMLWVKTFHIVLIASWFAGLFYLPRIYVNLAMETDPAAVRRLLAMARKLLRFMTIIAVPALACGLWLWLVIGIGQGQGWVHAKLAVVLLLVVYHAYCGHLLKVFERGENRRSDKWYRVFNELPVLGMLAAVALAVIKPF, from the coding sequence ATGACGATGCTCTGGGTCAAGACCTTTCATATCGTGCTGATCGCGTCGTGGTTCGCGGGGCTCTTTTATTTGCCGCGCATCTACGTGAACCTCGCGATGGAAACCGATCCCGCCGCGGTCCGGCGGCTGCTCGCGATGGCGCGCAAGCTGTTGCGCTTCATGACGATCATCGCGGTGCCCGCGCTCGCGTGCGGGCTGTGGCTGTGGCTCGTGATCGGCATCGGGCAGGGGCAGGGCTGGGTGCACGCGAAGCTCGCGGTCGTGCTGTTGCTCGTCGTCTATCACGCATACTGCGGGCATCTGCTGAAGGTGTTCGAGCGCGGCGAGAACCGCCGGTCGGACAAGTGGTATCGCGTGTTCAACGAGCTGCCGGTGCTCGGGATGCTCGCCGCCGTCGCGCTCGCGGTGATCAAGCCGTTCTGA
- the edd gene encoding phosphogluconate dehydratase produces MATLHPTLASVTERVIARSRPTRQAYLARIDAAQGRFPARGALSCANLAHGFAGLEGSDKFAIKAIREPNIGIVSAYNEMLSAHAPYKSFPDIIKAAARERGGVAQFAGGVPAMCDGVTQGNAGMELSLFSREVIAMSTAVALTHNMFDAALCLGICDKIVPGLLIGALQFGHLPTIFVPAGPMTSGLSNDDKAKIRQQFATGQVGRDALLEAESAAYHGHGTCTFYGTANSNQMLMEVMGLHLPGSAFVHPHTPLRDALTAEAARRVLELTAERGQYTPIGHVIDERAIVNGIVALLATGGSTNHTLHLVAIARAAGILIDWNDFDELSAAVPLLAKIYPNGKADVNHFHAAGGIAFLVRNLLEGGLLHEDVTTVAGKGLAHYTKEPRLLDGELTWVDGVGASADDKVLRPIAAPFQPDGGLRLMQGRLGRGVIKISAVAPEHRKVTAPAIVFDSQEAVQAAFDAGELKRDFVAVVRFQGARANGMPELHRLTPLLGVLQDQGFRVALVTDGRMSGASGKVPAVIHVSPEALLSGPLGKVQTGDTIVIDAQAGVLDVEIDDRAWAARAIAQPAHQAENEVGFGRELFGVFRAAAAPAEQGASVFGALVGEAVHVTA; encoded by the coding sequence ATGGCCACGCTGCACCCCACTCTTGCGTCCGTCACCGAGCGCGTGATCGCGCGCAGCCGCCCGACCCGCCAAGCCTATCTCGCCCGCATCGACGCCGCGCAAGGCCGCTTCCCGGCGCGCGGCGCGCTGTCGTGCGCGAACCTCGCACACGGCTTCGCGGGCCTGGAAGGCAGCGACAAGTTCGCGATCAAGGCGATCCGCGAGCCGAACATCGGCATCGTGTCGGCGTACAACGAGATGCTGTCCGCGCATGCGCCGTACAAGAGCTTTCCCGACATCATCAAGGCGGCCGCGCGCGAGCGCGGCGGCGTCGCGCAGTTCGCGGGCGGCGTGCCGGCGATGTGCGACGGCGTCACGCAAGGCAACGCGGGAATGGAGCTGTCGCTGTTCTCGCGCGAAGTGATCGCGATGAGCACGGCTGTCGCGCTCACGCACAACATGTTCGATGCGGCCCTTTGTCTCGGCATCTGCGACAAGATCGTGCCGGGCCTCTTGATCGGCGCGCTGCAGTTCGGCCATCTGCCGACGATCTTCGTGCCGGCCGGCCCGATGACGAGCGGCCTGTCGAACGACGACAAGGCGAAGATCCGCCAGCAGTTCGCGACGGGCCAGGTGGGCCGCGACGCGCTGCTCGAAGCGGAATCGGCCGCGTATCACGGCCACGGCACCTGCACGTTCTACGGCACCGCGAACAGCAACCAGATGCTGATGGAAGTGATGGGGCTGCATCTGCCGGGCTCGGCGTTCGTCCATCCGCACACGCCGCTGCGCGACGCGCTGACGGCCGAGGCCGCGCGCCGCGTGCTCGAGCTCACGGCCGAGCGCGGCCAGTACACGCCGATCGGCCACGTGATCGACGAGCGCGCGATCGTCAACGGGATCGTCGCGCTGCTCGCCACGGGCGGCTCGACGAACCATACGCTGCACCTCGTCGCGATCGCGCGCGCGGCCGGCATCCTGATCGACTGGAACGATTTCGACGAACTGTCGGCCGCGGTGCCGCTCCTCGCGAAGATCTACCCGAACGGCAAGGCCGACGTGAACCATTTCCACGCGGCGGGCGGCATTGCGTTCCTCGTGCGCAACCTGCTCGAAGGCGGCCTGCTGCACGAAGACGTGACGACGGTCGCGGGCAAGGGGCTCGCGCACTACACGAAGGAGCCGCGCTTGCTCGACGGCGAGCTGACGTGGGTCGACGGCGTCGGCGCGAGCGCCGACGACAAGGTGCTGCGGCCGATCGCCGCGCCGTTCCAGCCGGATGGCGGGCTGCGCCTGATGCAGGGCAGGCTCGGGCGCGGCGTGATCAAGATTTCGGCGGTCGCGCCGGAGCACCGCAAGGTGACGGCGCCCGCGATCGTGTTCGATTCGCAGGAAGCCGTGCAGGCCGCGTTCGACGCGGGCGAATTGAAGCGCGATTTCGTCGCGGTCGTGCGCTTCCAGGGCGCGCGCGCGAACGGGATGCCGGAGCTGCACCGGCTGACGCCGCTCCTCGGCGTGCTGCAGGACCAGGGCTTTCGCGTCGCGCTCGTGACGGACGGCCGGATGTCGGGCGCGTCGGGCAAGGTGCCGGCCGTGATCCACGTGTCGCCCGAGGCGCTCTTGAGCGGCCCGCTCGGCAAGGTGCAGACGGGCGATACGATCGTGATCGACGCGCAAGCCGGCGTGCTCGACGTCGAGATCGACGATCGAGCATGGGCGGCGCGCGCGATCGCGCAGCCCGCGCATCAGGCGGAAAACGAAGTCGGCTTCGGCCGCGAACTGTTCGGCGTGTTCCGCGCGGCGGCCGCGCCGGCGGAGCAGGGCGCGTCGGTGTTCGGCGCGTTGGTGGGCGAAGCGGTCCACGTCACCGCATAA
- the eda gene encoding bifunctional 4-hydroxy-2-oxoglutarate aldolase/2-dehydro-3-deoxy-phosphogluconate aldolase has protein sequence MKTIGEIVKLGPVIPVLAFDSVEQGEQVSRALHAGGVKVLEITLRTAAGLEAIKRASELADDIVVGVGTITKPGQCALAKQAGAKFGVSPGLTKEMHEAAVDAGLPLLPGVMTPTDIIVALELGYEIVKFFPAQQAGGVPMLQAFHGPFPALKFCPTGGITAETAPSFLKLPNVVCVGGSWLTPKAALAAQDWAEVTRLAQAASGLAR, from the coding sequence ATGAAGACGATTGGCGAGATCGTGAAGCTGGGCCCGGTGATTCCGGTGCTCGCGTTCGATTCGGTCGAACAGGGCGAACAGGTGTCGCGCGCGTTGCACGCGGGCGGCGTGAAGGTGCTTGAAATCACGCTGCGCACCGCGGCCGGGCTCGAAGCGATCAAGCGCGCGAGCGAGCTCGCCGACGACATCGTCGTCGGCGTCGGCACGATCACGAAGCCCGGGCAGTGCGCGCTCGCGAAGCAGGCGGGCGCGAAGTTCGGCGTGTCGCCGGGCCTCACGAAGGAGATGCACGAGGCGGCCGTCGACGCCGGCCTGCCGCTTCTGCCCGGCGTGATGACGCCGACCGACATCATCGTCGCGCTCGAGCTCGGCTACGAGATCGTGAAGTTCTTCCCCGCGCAGCAGGCGGGCGGCGTGCCGATGCTGCAGGCGTTCCACGGCCCGTTCCCGGCGCTCAAGTTCTGCCCGACGGGCGGCATCACCGCCGAGACCGCGCCGAGCTTCCTGAAGCTGCCGAACGTCGTGTGCGTCGGCGGCTCGTGGCTCACGCCGAAGGCGGCGCTCGCCGCGCAGGACTGGGCCGAGGTCACGCGCCTCGCGCAGGCGGCGAGCGGTCTCGCACGCTGA
- a CDS encoding GntP family permease, whose amino-acid sequence MGAVQGSMLLIYTVIAIAVLILMIARYKVYPFLVLIIVSLGLGFVVGMPMDKIVKSFEGGTGGTLGHIAIVVGLGTMLGKMMAESGGAERIATTLIDWFGEKNIHWAMMFVAIIVGLPVFFEVGFVLLIPIAFNVAKRTGKSLLVVGLPMVAGLSVVHGLIPPHPAALLAVQQYGADIGKTIAYGLIVGVPTAIVAGPLFALTISKFVKLPEHNPLASQFVETRAPGEQRELPGFGITLFTILLPVVLMLVGSWADLVFAPKSLPNSLLRFAGNSDVALLIAVLVSFFTFGKLQGFNREQIQKFCGDCLAPIAGITLIVGAGGGFGGILRDSGISQQIVATATHAHLSPLLLGWFVAALIRLATGSATVAMTTACGIVAPIAAASGVTVRPELLVLATGSGSLIFSHVNDGGFWLIKEYFGMTVGQTFKTWTLLETIISVLGLAFTLVLSAVL is encoded by the coding sequence ATGGGGGCTGTCCAAGGCAGCATGCTGCTGATTTACACCGTGATCGCGATCGCGGTGCTGATCCTGATGATCGCGCGCTACAAGGTCTATCCGTTCCTCGTGCTGATCATCGTGTCGCTCGGTCTCGGCTTCGTGGTCGGCATGCCGATGGACAAGATCGTGAAATCGTTCGAGGGGGGCACGGGCGGCACGCTCGGCCACATCGCGATCGTCGTCGGCCTCGGCACGATGCTCGGCAAGATGATGGCCGAATCGGGCGGCGCCGAGCGGATCGCGACCACGCTGATCGACTGGTTCGGCGAGAAGAACATCCACTGGGCGATGATGTTCGTCGCGATCATCGTCGGCCTGCCCGTGTTCTTCGAAGTCGGCTTCGTGCTCCTGATCCCGATCGCGTTCAACGTCGCGAAGCGCACCGGCAAATCGCTCCTTGTCGTCGGGCTGCCGATGGTCGCGGGCCTGTCGGTCGTGCACGGGCTGATTCCGCCGCACCCGGCGGCGCTCCTCGCCGTTCAGCAATACGGCGCCGACATCGGCAAGACGATCGCGTATGGCCTCATCGTCGGCGTGCCGACCGCGATCGTCGCGGGGCCGCTGTTCGCGCTCACGATCTCGAAGTTCGTGAAGCTGCCGGAGCACAACCCGCTCGCGTCGCAATTCGTCGAGACGCGCGCGCCGGGCGAGCAGCGCGAACTGCCGGGCTTCGGCATCACGCTGTTCACGATCCTGCTGCCCGTCGTGCTGATGCTCGTCGGCAGTTGGGCCGATCTCGTGTTCGCGCCGAAGTCGCTGCCGAACAGCCTGCTGCGCTTTGCCGGCAATTCGGACGTCGCGCTCCTGATCGCCGTGCTCGTGAGCTTCTTCACGTTCGGCAAGCTGCAGGGCTTCAATCGCGAGCAGATCCAGAAGTTCTGCGGCGATTGCCTCGCGCCGATCGCGGGCATCACGCTGATCGTCGGCGCGGGCGGCGGTTTCGGCGGTATCCTGCGCGACAGCGGCATCTCGCAGCAGATCGTCGCGACCGCGACGCACGCGCATCTGTCGCCGCTTCTGCTCGGCTGGTTCGTCGCGGCGCTGATCCGTCTCGCGACGGGCTCGGCGACCGTCGCGATGACGACCGCGTGCGGGATCGTCGCGCCGATCGCGGCGGCCTCGGGCGTCACGGTGAGGCCGGAGCTGCTCGTGCTCGCGACGGGCTCGGGCTCGCTGATCTTCTCGCACGTGAACGACGGCGGCTTCTGGCTGATCAAGGAATATTTCGGGATGACCGTGGGCCAGACGTTCAAGACGTGGACGCTGCTCGAAACGATCATCTCGGTGCTCGGTCTCGCCTTCACGCTGGTGCTGAGCGCGGTTCTGTAA